A genome region from Vallitalea okinawensis includes the following:
- the spoIIID gene encoding sporulation transcriptional regulator SpoIIID, whose protein sequence is MKQYIEERAIEVAKYIIQSNATVRETAKKFGISKSTVHKDVTERLEKINPQLAQEARKVLDINKQERHIRGGLATKEKYMHLNPMPGKDGRYFQ, encoded by the coding sequence ATGAAACAATATATAGAAGAACGGGCTATTGAAGTTGCCAAGTATATCATTCAGTCCAATGCAACCGTACGTGAAACAGCCAAAAAATTCGGAATTAGTAAAAGTACAGTACATAAAGATGTGACAGAACGTTTAGAAAAAATCAATCCTCAATTGGCCCAAGAAGCGAGGAAAGTGTTAGATATAAATAAGCAGGAGAGACATATCCGCGGAGGCTTAGCTACAAAAGAGAAATACATGCATTTGAATCCTATGCCAGGTAAAGATGGAAGGTATTTTCAATAG
- a CDS encoding stalk domain-containing protein: MKKLLSFIMFVFLVTCIVVPSKAASVDETQIPICTTVNDTYIYTDADPFLTDGTTFVPIRFVSEALGVDSVEWDHPNKTAIIRDGSTEIQLPIGEDYAYVNGQYTSIRQGVKLVSNRTFVPIRFVSETLGADVYWDQDTYKVKIYKDGVTVPDNLVDYRGYTDEDILWLARIIEAESSGESMNGKIGVGNVILNRVESSEYPNTIYGVIFDDEFGIQFTPVANGAIYNDPSNTSVIAAKIALEGGNTAGDSLYFMNPAKAKSSWITQSRPYYSTIGNHSFYL; the protein is encoded by the coding sequence ATGAAAAAGTTATTATCTTTTATTATGTTTGTTTTTCTAGTAACTTGTATTGTAGTCCCTTCCAAAGCTGCAAGTGTAGACGAAACGCAAATACCAATTTGCACCACGGTAAACGACACGTATATTTACACAGATGCCGATCCATTCCTCACAGATGGAACTACCTTTGTGCCCATAAGATTTGTAAGTGAAGCACTAGGTGTTGATAGTGTTGAGTGGGATCATCCAAACAAGACAGCCATTATAAGAGATGGCTCTACTGAAATCCAATTACCAATTGGTGAGGATTATGCGTATGTCAATGGACAATACACATCCATTAGACAAGGCGTAAAATTGGTAAGTAACCGTACTTTTGTGCCAATAAGATTTGTTAGTGAAACATTAGGCGCAGATGTCTATTGGGATCAGGATACCTACAAAGTTAAAATATATAAAGACGGCGTAACGGTACCTGATAATTTAGTTGATTATAGAGGGTATACAGATGAGGATATTTTATGGTTAGCTAGAATCATTGAAGCAGAAAGTTCTGGCGAGTCCATGAATGGGAAAATTGGTGTCGGTAATGTAATTTTAAATCGTGTTGAGAGTTCGGAGTACCCAAATACAATTTATGGCGTTATTTTTGATGATGAGTTTGGTATACAGTTTACACCAGTAGCCAATGGAGCAATTTACAACGATCCATCAAACACAAGCGTCATTGCAGCTAAGATAGCATTGGAAGGTGGCAATACGGCCGGTGATAGTTTATATTTCATGAACCCAGCGAAAGCTAAAAGTTCTTGGATCACACAAAGTCGTCCGTATTATTCTACAATCGGAAATCACAGTTTTTATCTATAA
- a CDS encoding M23 family metallopeptidase, which yields MSRKHFNRFKENGFYILLLSSIVVITLLLTFISIDREPEVAEEPKIDLNEEKVAQNTDQEPTDETVLDDNQDIDMESVTNLTGNSELGDNLLVVKEDQADDQAPPKEDEAKETATETPADEEEQQEKEQEEEAKETFSPYDNSQNMLWPVTGDVVMDFSMDASIYDSTLDLYRTNDALCIQANVGADVIAAADGSVESITKTEEEGTMIVIDHGEGWKTTYEQLSEEVNVSQGQVVQKGEVIGQVAEPTMFALNLGSHVGFRVMKDNGPCNPSDHLVQ from the coding sequence ATGAGTAGAAAACATTTTAACCGGTTTAAAGAAAATGGTTTTTATATATTGTTGTTGTCATCAATAGTTGTTATCACACTTTTACTCACATTTATATCCATTGACCGAGAACCGGAAGTTGCAGAGGAACCCAAGATTGATTTAAATGAAGAAAAAGTTGCTCAGAATACAGATCAAGAACCAACTGATGAGACCGTATTGGATGATAATCAAGATATCGATATGGAATCTGTGACCAACTTGACTGGTAACTCTGAATTGGGTGATAATTTACTTGTTGTTAAAGAAGACCAAGCAGATGACCAAGCGCCACCAAAAGAGGATGAAGCTAAAGAGACTGCTACTGAAACGCCAGCAGATGAGGAAGAACAACAGGAAAAAGAGCAGGAAGAAGAAGCTAAGGAAACATTTAGTCCTTATGATAACAGTCAAAATATGTTGTGGCCAGTTACAGGTGACGTCGTTATGGACTTCAGTATGGATGCCAGCATATATGATTCAACATTAGATCTCTACCGTACAAATGATGCCCTATGTATTCAAGCCAATGTAGGAGCAGATGTTATTGCGGCAGCTGATGGTTCTGTTGAAAGTATCACAAAGACTGAAGAAGAAGGAACAATGATCGTTATCGATCATGGTGAAGGTTGGAAGACAACATATGAACAATTATCAGAAGAAGTAAATGTAAGTCAGGGACAAGTTGTTCAAAAAGGAGAGGTTATTGGTCAAGTTGCTGAACCTACCATGTTTGCATTAAATTTAGGCTCACATGTTGGATTTAGAGTAATGAAGGACAATGGACCATGTAACCCTAGTGATCACTTAGTTCAATAA
- the spoIID gene encoding stage II sporulation protein D, which yields MKNELIGGILLILLILLLPALVTVLFNLGTEKEVKEEKESTGFSVNLKIESTGEIQNMDLETYIAGVVAAEVPASYHVEALKAQAVAARTYAYRKIITGTKVLSTDFRQGQAFLTEKELKDRWGEDYYIYMKKINDAVEATRGQILVYNDEPIEAVYHAISAGKTQAADDVWNFELPYLQSVNSPFDLDAGEYEVQNLLTEDAAKVSLQASISGLYLTDEPLAKQMKILERSEAGYIVSVQVGNEVISGEELRSAFNTRSSNMTISQSGDEMRIVTKGFGHGVGMSQFGANAMAKDGKEYQGILEHYYVGVQINNIY from the coding sequence TTGAAAAATGAGCTGATTGGCGGCATATTATTGATCCTTCTCATATTATTGCTACCAGCTCTAGTGACAGTGCTTTTTAATCTTGGAACCGAAAAGGAAGTTAAAGAAGAGAAAGAATCAACGGGCTTTTCTGTTAATTTAAAAATTGAATCCACCGGAGAGATACAAAACATGGATTTGGAAACATATATAGCTGGAGTAGTTGCTGCTGAAGTACCAGCATCCTATCATGTAGAAGCATTAAAGGCGCAGGCTGTAGCGGCGAGAACTTATGCCTATCGAAAAATCATTACTGGAACAAAAGTTTTATCCACAGATTTCCGCCAAGGACAGGCATTTTTAACTGAAAAAGAGTTGAAAGATAGATGGGGTGAAGATTACTATATCTACATGAAAAAAATCAATGATGCGGTTGAGGCGACGAGGGGTCAAATATTAGTCTATAACGATGAACCCATAGAGGCAGTTTATCATGCCATAAGTGCAGGAAAAACTCAAGCAGCTGATGATGTATGGAATTTTGAATTACCTTATTTACAAAGCGTCAATAGTCCATTTGATTTAGATGCAGGGGAATACGAAGTTCAAAATCTTTTAACTGAAGATGCAGCTAAAGTCTCTTTACAAGCCAGCATTTCAGGACTTTATCTAACGGATGAGCCATTAGCCAAGCAGATGAAGATTTTAGAAAGAAGTGAAGCAGGATACATAGTAAGCGTTCAAGTTGGTAACGAAGTGATCAGTGGTGAAGAATTAAGAAGTGCTTTTAATACGAGGTCTAGTAATATGACCATATCTCAGTCCGGTGATGAGATGCGTATTGTTACGAAGGGGTTTGGGCATGGTGTTGGAATGAGTCAATTTGGTGCCAATGCAATGGCTAAAGACGGTAAGGAGTATCAAGGGATTTTAGAACATTATTATGTGGGGGTACAAATCAATAATATTTATTAA
- the ligD gene encoding non-homologous end-joining DNA ligase, with translation MTNLEALKEYNLKITNPNKLLWADLGIDKTAYVKYLMVLSPFILRYSKQRLLTSIRYPDGVDGKSFFQKNAPDYTPDWVPTFNWHEKDYILLDDLQTLLWLGNQAAIELHTAFNQVSKPDHPDNLVLDLDPSKGQVFEEVIEVALWAKDMLDGLGLKSFIKTSGATGLQVYVPIEEKYTYEEARDVNLFLAKYLSDKHPGKITIERSVNKRDGKLYFDYLQMWQGKTIITAYSPRATEYATVSTPVSWEEVEAGIRPQDFTLMSIAERLEQRGDAFEGILQMRQSLDFILGYLNNH, from the coding sequence GTGACAAATTTAGAAGCACTAAAAGAATATAATTTAAAGATTACCAACCCCAATAAACTCCTTTGGGCAGACTTAGGCATTGATAAAACAGCCTATGTTAAGTATTTAATGGTATTAAGTCCGTTTATCTTGAGGTATAGCAAGCAACGGCTATTGACCAGTATACGTTATCCGGATGGGGTTGATGGAAAGAGCTTCTTTCAGAAAAATGCTCCGGATTATACGCCGGATTGGGTGCCTACATTCAATTGGCATGAAAAGGATTATATCTTACTGGACGATTTGCAAACACTTCTGTGGTTAGGGAATCAAGCTGCCATTGAATTGCACACAGCGTTCAACCAAGTATCAAAACCAGATCACCCAGATAATCTGGTTTTGGATCTAGATCCATCAAAAGGACAAGTTTTTGAAGAAGTGATTGAAGTAGCGCTATGGGCTAAAGATATGCTGGATGGCTTAGGGTTAAAATCCTTTATAAAAACATCAGGTGCAACAGGTTTACAAGTCTATGTACCTATAGAAGAGAAGTATACCTATGAAGAAGCTAGAGATGTGAATCTGTTTTTAGCCAAGTATTTATCGGATAAGCATCCAGGTAAAATTACAATAGAACGTTCTGTAAATAAACGAGATGGTAAATTATATTTTGATTATCTTCAAATGTGGCAAGGAAAAACCATTATAACGGCGTATTCACCAAGAGCAACAGAGTACGCTACTGTTTCTACTCCCGTTTCATGGGAGGAAGTTGAAGCTGGTATAAGACCACAGGACTTTACCTTAATGAGTATAGCAGAACGACTGGAACAAAGGGGAGATGCCTTTGAAGGCATTCTACAGATGAGGCAAAGTCTAGATTTTATCTTAGGGTATTTAAATAATCATTGA
- the ligD gene encoding non-homologous end-joining DNA ligase, with the protein MEPNKNKTIPQGSEWIHEIKWDGIRGVSQVNDDAFEIFTKKGNKRGTYFPELKQINKLLKCDNALLDGEIVVFNELNKPSFQDILIRERSKGVHAAHYQKIKPVHYIVFDCLAVNDEDIRQKPLNERKDILKEILIENETIAISRTFNDGDQLYHLMKEKSYEGVVSKNKDSPYIAGKKHDYWYKNKISRKILGVVGGIHMKSGQPASIPIGIYRDNQLIYIGNVSIGLKQEEMQLLYQYAHQLKRDEAPFINLPYQEDTIWFNPLLTCWIHFFEWTNDGHLRHAKIQGFTKMKPDEASGEELVE; encoded by the coding sequence ATGGAACCTAATAAAAATAAAACGATACCACAAGGTTCTGAATGGATACATGAAATAAAGTGGGATGGTATTCGAGGAGTTAGTCAGGTCAACGATGATGCCTTTGAAATATTTACGAAGAAAGGTAATAAGAGAGGAACTTACTTTCCGGAGCTAAAGCAAATCAACAAACTGCTGAAATGTGACAACGCTTTACTTGATGGAGAGATTGTTGTTTTCAATGAACTGAATAAGCCATCATTTCAAGATATTCTAATTAGAGAACGCAGTAAAGGGGTTCATGCAGCCCATTACCAAAAGATCAAACCAGTCCACTATATCGTCTTTGATTGTTTAGCTGTTAATGATGAAGATATAAGGCAGAAGCCGCTAAATGAAAGAAAAGATATATTGAAAGAGATACTAATAGAGAATGAGACAATAGCGATAAGTCGCACTTTTAATGATGGTGATCAACTTTATCACCTTATGAAGGAAAAGAGCTATGAAGGAGTTGTATCAAAAAATAAAGATAGTCCTTATATAGCTGGGAAAAAACACGATTATTGGTATAAGAATAAAATTAGTAGAAAGATTTTAGGCGTTGTTGGTGGTATCCATATGAAAAGTGGACAACCGGCATCTATTCCAATAGGTATTTATAGAGATAATCAGTTGATTTATATTGGCAATGTATCTATAGGTCTGAAACAAGAGGAGATGCAGCTATTATACCAATATGCTCATCAGTTAAAACGTGATGAGGCACCTTTTATTAATTTACCCTATCAAGAAGATACCATTTGGTTCAATCCTTTATTAACTTGCTGGATTCATTTTTTTGAGTGGACCAATGATGGTCATTTAAGACATGCTAAAATACAAGGGTTTACGAAAATGAAACCTGATGAAGCTTCAGGAGAGGAGTTGGTAGAGTGA
- the ku gene encoding non-homologous end joining protein Ku: MHTMWKGSISFGLVNIPIKMFAATEDKDIRFRYLHKKCHTPIKYKKVCETCDEQVTENDIVKGFEYEPGHFVIITDEDFEAAKTQVQSRTIDIIDFVNLKEIDPIYFHKSYYLSPQETGGKAYSLLRKAMGDTGKIAIAKITIRNKQTLAALRVYNNILVLESIFYPDEVREVSLVPGLPESNDVAEKELDIATQLIDNLTTEFDPSKYTDDYRIALRNIIEQKISGQEVQVAPEIPQKNVIDLMEALQASIKETEKEKKTTKKKEVAKKKKTTTKKKTSAS; encoded by the coding sequence GGATTAGTTAATATTCCAATAAAGATGTTTGCAGCTACAGAGGATAAAGATATACGTTTTCGCTATCTGCATAAGAAATGTCACACACCTATTAAATACAAGAAAGTTTGCGAAACATGTGATGAACAAGTAACTGAAAATGATATTGTTAAAGGTTTTGAGTACGAACCTGGACATTTTGTCATTATTACCGATGAGGATTTTGAAGCAGCTAAGACTCAGGTCCAATCACGTACCATTGATATTATTGATTTTGTTAATCTAAAGGAAATAGACCCTATTTATTTTCATAAATCTTATTATCTATCACCCCAAGAAACAGGAGGAAAAGCTTATAGCTTACTGCGAAAAGCCATGGGTGACACAGGAAAGATTGCCATAGCTAAGATCACAATAAGGAATAAGCAAACGTTAGCAGCTTTAAGGGTTTATAATAATATTCTTGTTCTAGAATCCATTTTTTATCCTGATGAAGTTAGAGAAGTATCACTTGTTCCTGGATTACCTGAAAGCAACGATGTGGCAGAAAAGGAATTAGATATCGCGACTCAACTGATTGATAACTTAACAACTGAATTTGATCCTAGCAAATATACCGATGATTATCGTATTGCTCTAAGAAATATCATTGAACAAAAAATATCTGGACAAGAAGTTCAAGTAGCTCCAGAAATTCCACAAAAGAACGTTATTGATCTTATGGAAGCTTTACAAGCAAGTATAAAAGAAACGGAAAAAGAGAAAAAAACGACTAAGAAAAAAGAAGTTGCTAAGAAGAAAAAAACAACAACTAAGAAAAAAACCTCAGCTAGCTAA